The sequence below is a genomic window from Bos taurus isolate L1 Dominette 01449 registration number 42190680 breed Hereford chromosome 7, ARS-UCD2.0, whole genome shotgun sequence.
GGTTGAACTAATAAACATGCTCACTTTGTGGTATGGAATAGGATCCTGAAGTTGTCCTTGCCTCCTTTTTCCAGTCTATAAAATTAAAGTCATACTTACCTGAGCATATAGTAAAGCTAAACCTGTGTTCTTGAATTTAGAAGCAAGATGGTACTGTTTTTTGGGAAATTTGGCTTCTAAAGAATTTCTGAgcccattttgattttatttattctttttcaaaagatATCTTTGACTGTCTACAATCAATATTtcacatttgagcagagaccctGAACTGATTTGGGCTTTTTCCTCCATATTTCACAGATGGTAAACACAGTGGATCATGCCCATTCTACTCCAGTGGAAAAACCAAACAGTGAGacagaagatacaagaaatgagATAATTCAAAGTCCTACTTCTCAGGTTCCACCTGTGGAAAAATTGCCTACAAACACAGGAACTGAGGGGTTGCCTACATCTGCTTCTTTTACACTAGATGATGATGTTTTTGCAGAAACTGAGGAACCATCAGGTCCTACTGATGTCTTGGTTAACAGCAGTTTACCTGTTGCTAGTACTTCAGACTATAGGTTGTTGTGTAGTATTGATAATGTTTGCAATAAGATGAGTCTTCTACCTGATGATGAGGACAGCTTGCCCCCTCTTCTGGTTACATCTGGAGAAAAGGGATCAGGTAGGATAgcagttatttaaatttaaaaaggagttttgttgttttttttttttaaagaagaatatatTGATGAATTTTGTCTCTGatatatgaaatgtatttttttaaacttactgtgATTGAAATATGTATGATGGCATGGAACACTAGTTTGCAAAAAGTCTTACTGTATACAAACAATTCTAAAAATATCTGACCTCTTGAGTTGATTTGAATGTGATTCATGTATCTGGGTCCCTAATTTAAAGTCCGGTACAACAGAGAAATTCATAGGCTTTAAGTCTTTTATTAGTTTTGACtccatatcattttttttttaagatgcataGTACCTAAAgaaaagaatattggattggatgacagaaatagaaattttagttCCTCATCTGCTACATGATATACCTATGACTTGAAGTATAATTTAATCTtttgggcctcagcttcctttgTAAAAGAAGATAATTTAGGTGGTCTCCAAGGACCTTTCTAAGCTGGAGATTCTGTGGCTATCTGCCACCTTGGAATAGTTCCCTAAGAATACATCCATGTAACTCCAGGCCTTATGCTGCATCCCACGTGAAATGATTACGTTCTGTGCCTCATAGTATAGGAGCATGAAGCCTAGGATCTCTGTTCTGTAAGTAGGAGCTATTTCATGATCCTAGTGATGGTGGCAAAAAAATACTGTAAGCCCTGTTCTTTGCATGCCATTGGTATATTTTCCTGTTGATTGTCAAGTTCTTTCTTAGCCACTTATCACTGACCTAAGGCATATCACAGCAAGCAGTATATACAATTTGGGTCTAGACTACTTTTATAGTTGCAAATTTTAGAATTTGTAATTGGAGTGGCTGGCAGATTGGAATCCACTTTAGAAAACTGTCTTAAAAGCTTAAAGCTGCTGAAATTTAATCAACATGTTTGTGCATagactatatatacatatgatataATTGATCAGAATTTATATGTattctaatattaatatattcacataaattgaaaagtaaaaattagtAGTATATAACAGTTGTCTGGTTGTTGATTGATTTCATGAgatgtgtttttgctttttaactggGATCAAGTCATTGGTGGATTTATAAATGTGGCTTTTTTGTGATAGGCATATTTAACAGGAGACATCTTTATTCTAATTAATATGTTGTTTTCATGTTTTAGTGCCTGTAGTAGAAAAACACCCATCTCATGAACAGATCATTTTGCTTCTTGAAGGCGAAGGTTCTTGTCCTGTTACATTTGTCTTAAATGCTAATCTACTTGTGAATGTCAAGTTAGCATTTTGTAAGTAacgatttatttttctttgcctaATTGGTAAGCAGGATTTCTGAATAATTAATTTCATTGTCAGGTTAAATTTTGATTGACAACTGTAAAAAAATAAGCAGTATTGGATATTgattttttaagtcaaaaattatatgaataaatTTTGCAGTTTCacatgcagtgatttttgaagtaATAGTTTAAAGATttttactcagttcagttgctcagtcgtgtctgactctttgcgactccttggactgcagcatgccaggcgtccctgtccatcaccaactcccggagcctactcaaactcatgtccattgagtctgtgacgccatccaaccatctcatcctctgtcatccccttctcctcccaccatcagtctttcccagcatcagggtcttttcaaaagaatcaattcttcgcattaggtggccaaagtattggaatttcaacttcagcatcagttcttccaatgaatattcaggactgatttcctttaggatggactggttggatctccttgctgtctgagggactttcaagagtcttctccaacaccacagttcaaaagcatcaattcttcggtgctcaactttctttatattccagctcttgcatccatacatgactactggaaaaatcatagctttgactagacggacatttgtcggcaaagtaatgtctctgctttttagtatgctgtctaggttggtcataacttttcttccaaggagcaagcatcttttaatttaatggctgcagttaccgtctgcagtgattttggagctcccaaaaataaagtctgtcactgtttctattgttttcccatctatttgccatgaagtgatgggatgagatgccatgatcttagttttctcaatgttgagctttaagccaactttttcactctcctctctcactttcatcaagaggctctttagttcctcttcactttctgccgtaaggatggtgtcatctgcgtatctgaggttattgatatttctcccggcaatcttgcttccagcttgtgcttcatccagcccagcattttgcatgatgtactctgcatataagttaaataagcatggtgacaatatacagccttgatgtactcctttccctatttggaaccagtctgttgttccatgtccagttctaactgttgcttcttgacctgcatacagatttcccaggaggcaggttgggtggtctggcattcccatctctttcagaattttccacagtttgttgtgatccacacagtcaaaggctttggcatagtcaataaagcagaaatagatgtttttttggaactctcctgcttttttgatgatccagcggatgttggccatttgatctctggttcctctgccttttctaaaaccaccttgaacatctggaggttcgcagttcgtgtactgttgaagactggcttggagtattttgagcattactttgctagtgtgtgaaatgagtgcagttgtgtggtagtttaagcattcttcgGCGTTGGATTTCTTTGgggttagaatgaaaactgactttttccagtcctgtggccactgctgagttttccaaatttgctggcatattgaatgcagcactttcatagcatcatcttttagggtgtgaaatatctcaactggaattccatcacgtccactagctttgtttgtagtgatgcttcctcaggcccacttgacttcgcattccaggatatctggctctaggtgagggatcacaccatcgtgattatctgggtcgtgaagatcttttttgtatagttcttctgtgtattcttgccacctcttaatatcttctgcttctgttaggtccatactatttctgtcctttattgaacccatcttgccatgaaatgttcccttggtatttctcattttctcgaagagatctctagtctttcccatttattgttttcctgtatttcttagcattgatcactgaggaaggctttctcatctctccttgctgttctttggaattctgcattcagatgagtatatcttccttttctcctttgccttttgcttatcttcttttctcaggtatttgtaaggcctcttcagacaaccattttgcctttttgcatttctttttcttggggatggtctttatcactgcctcctgtacaatgtcacaaacctccgtccatagttcttcaggcactctgtctgtcagatctaatcccttgaatctgtttgtcacttccactgtataatcataagggatttgatttaggtcatacctgaatggtctagtggttttccctactttcttcaatttggcaataaggagttcatgatctgagccacagtcagctccctgtcttgtttttgctgactgtatagagcttctccatctttggttacaaagaatataatcaatctgattttggagttgaccatctggtgatatccatgtgtaaagtcgtcttttgtgttgttggaagagggtgtttgccatgaccagtgcattctcttggcaaaactctattagcccttcattctgtcctccaaggccaaatttgcctggtactccaggtatttcttgacttcctacttttgcattccagtcccctctaatgaaaaggacattttttatgggtgttagttctagaaggtcttgtaggttttcatagaactgtacaaCTTCAGCTTCGTTAGCATTACTGCTCcagtcatagacttggattactgggatattgaatggtttgccttgaaaacaaacagagatcattctgtcatttctgagattgcatccaagtactgcattttggattcttttgttgaccatgatggctactccatttcttctaagggattcttgcccagagtagtagatgtaattgtcatctgagttaaattcacccattccagtccatttcagttcactgattactaaaatgtcagtgttcgctcttgccatctcctgtttgaccacttccaatttgccttgattcatggacttaacattccaggttccttgcagtattgctctttattttttttttttaaatttatttattttaattagaggctaattactttacagtattgtattggttttaatattgctctttatagcatagGACTttacttctgtcaccagtcacatctacaactggatattgcttttgctttggctccgtctcttcttttctttctggagttatgtctCCGCTGAtttccagtagcgtattgggcacccaCCGACTGGGGGagttccagtggaccacattttgtcagacctctccaccacgacctgtccgtcttgggcagcactacagggcatggctcatagtttcattgagttagacaaggctcttgtccgtgtgatcagattggttaattttctgtgattgtggttttcattctgcctgcctctggtggagaaggataagaggcttatgccagcttcctgatgggagagactgactgagggggaaactggatcttgttctgagggcggggccatgctcagtaaatctttaatccaattttctattgatgggtggggctctgttccctccctgttatttgacttGAGACCAAAACTATTGAAGTAATCTTACATAGTTACACAAGTCATCTTACACAATTCAGTTTAAGTTTTGTGAGAACATTGGGGAAATAAGGAGTTTGAAAAGTTGTACTTCATGCAAAGGATTAGAAGCTGACATTTATAGTTGTATGCTTTTGTCGCTTAAGATTCCTCAGACAAATACTGGTACTTCTCAACCAATGGATTGCATGGCTTGGGACAGGCAGAAATTATTATTCTATTGCTATGTTTGCCAAATGAAGATACTATTCCTAAGGACATATTCAGACTGTTTATCACCATTTATAAGGATGCTCTGAAAggtacagtattttatttttaactgttcaGACCAGGGGATGGATAAATGAGGGGCATTTTTGCTTTTAGCAGTGCTAACTGTACTAAAGGTTTATTTTATGACAAGATTACTTATTACCTAAAAGAGCTTAGTTATCATTTTCAGTCTCCTTAAATCTAGCATTTTACATGACTATtgtctttattgttttttttttttttttttcctattttaaaaggtaaaatatatttactttcttGGTCTTCTTATGTGTCTACACAGTAGTCCCCCTTTATCTGCAGGGGATAAGTTCCAAGACCCCAGTGGCTGCCTAAAACTGGAAATGGTACCAAACCCTATTGTACTATTTTTCTGTAGTAGATATATACTATATGAAAAatagcatatatgtatatatatataatatatatatgtgtgctgtgcttagttgctcagttgtgtctgactctttacgaccctatggactgcagcctaccaggctcctctgtccatggagattgtccaagcaagaatactagagtaggttgtgatgccttcctccaggggatcttcccaacccagggattgaactcaggtcttctgtattgcaggcggactttttactgtctgaggcaccagagacatctaagaatactggagtgggtagcctatcctatCCCTTCACAGGAgggcttcccgacccaggaatcgaaccagggtctcctgcattgcaggcggattctttaccagctgagctactgggaaAGCCACACACATACCACACGCATACTATTTTTTCATACATAACTATGAAGAagcttaatttataaattaggcagaGTAAGAGAACATCCGAATTGCCAACATCACTTGTCTTGTGCCTTGGGGccaatattaagaaaaataaggctTACCTGATGATGGTCAAGGAGGCCTTgcttgctgtggtccatggggtcgaaaagagtcggacacgactgagcaactgaactaaaaaaaaaaaaaaaaaaggcttaccTGAACACAAGCACAGTGACTGTAACAGTTGATCTAATAACGGAGactactactgagtgactgatggCCTGTAGCATATACAGTGTGAACATGCTAGACAGATGACCCAAGGTGTGGTTCACATCCCAGTGGAGCAGAGCAGGATAGCAAGAGATTTATGTAATTTTCCAGTTAATATTTTTGGACCATAGTTGACCAGAGGTAACTAAAACCATGGAAAGGTTGTATAAGATTTGGGGAACATGATGACTTTCACTTGACCTTGAAGTaaggagaaaaatttaaaaacacccATGGTTAGAAACATTCACAAATTTTTGTCCACAATTTCCAGTCCTCAGAAATAACTGAACTTTGTGCACACAAGGTATTTAATGCTTCTTCAAGAGTGAAAGTAAGGAAAATATATTGCTTTTCTTTAAGAAAGTTTATATTGGGACATTCAGACTCAGAATGCCACTTGAAAACAATTTAAAGTCtttttattaatgattttatttctaggaaaatacatagaaaacttggacagtattacctttACTGAGAGTTTTCTCAGCAGCAAGGATCATGGaggatttttatttattacacCTACTTTTCAGAAACTTGATGATCTCCTATTACCAAGTAATCCTTTTCTTTGTGGAATTCTTATCCAGAAGCTAGAGATTCCATGGGCAAAGGTTTTTCCTATGCGTTTAATGTTGAGATTGGGTGCAGAATATAAAGGTAAGTTTTAGAGTAATAAATTATATAGGTTCATATACTGACTGTAAATAAGAATTTCACAtatcattaaaatgaatttttaatgtattaatggGACTACTTTTGTTTTgatgtacttttaaaattctaaaacagCCCTCCTCTGGTACAAGATTAGACAACCTTGATATGTTACGAGTTTGTAGATGTTcctaattattatattattaacttaccttaaaattttttttgaacttcaaaacaaaacacagaaaacctTGAAAAGTTTTCTTGAAAGTAGTTACTGTTAAGGAGTTCATTTTGTTATGTTGCTTATGTATTAAGAAGATAAATCATTGTGCCCCACCCCAATTTGTACATACTATAATGACAGACATAAATGACTGTGAAGTAATGGTCAAGGCTTATGTATATTTCTAAGGTTATCTCTAAGCTAAAATAATTTCTGTGTTAAACTTTTTTGAATTCATACCTTTCTTTATCCCTCAcagaaaagaataatttatttattgCATGTAAAGTATATCACATATAAGGAAAATTTAGGCATTTGCTTCTAATTGAATGGATATTTTCTTGGAGGAAAATTAAATGTAGAGAAGTTATAAAAGTGACCATTACTATttcaaaatggacaaattccaTGAAAGAGACATACATTTAAATCTATTTGGCAAATTTATTAAACTCTAATTTGAGGGGGTGGTCCTTACCATTTGAGATTTAAATATGTGATACTATTAAATTGTGTTGTAAGAAGTGAAAAATTAACTTTCATCTCAGGCTTTGTACTGTGAACCAAAGAGCTTAAGAGATAGCATTCTGAGCCACGTGTTTCATCCATTCAGGCTCATGTTTTGTCTCTGATACTAATATTTGAATGTTACTTTAGGAAAGTTAGGTCAAAATACTGGCTAATCTTAAATCGTTATGGAACATAATAATCTATAAATTtggccagtatttttgccagtaTCACTTCTATATACTAAATCTGTTTTTCTTATACTGAAAATAGGAAAATTACagagtaatattttgaaagactTCTCAAAATATCAGGTTGGAGGTGGAAAGCTATGATAGCTGTTTAGTGGTAATGAGAAAAATTACCAGTTATACACAGAAGTTAATTAGTCTCTGTTTTCTGAGTTCTTTGTGTTTTGCTGGATTTTAGATAGACCAGCATTTTGATGTAACTGGTGTTCATGCCACTTTAGACTAGAATTTGAAATtgtgggatgtgtgtgtatgtgtgtgattatTTTGTTGTAAAGATAATATACCTATGGAGAAGTTCATTGCAAAAGTTAAGAGTCCCAAGATTAAAGACTGAAAACTGTCTGAAATTAGTGATTTTCCAATAGGAATTTCCTGTACTTTTATGTTGAGACTATTTGGAATATCATTAAATGTTGAATTAGATGATTTATGAAGTCCCTTTGTAACTGACAGAATGTCATTCTAAGTCATAACCTTTTGAAGATTAATTTTTTAGGTAAAATTACCTCAATCAAGTTGCAATGGATGCTCCCTATTCatataaaatgaagttaaaaagtcAGCCTTTACGTTAATCATATTGTTTCCCATTTTAATGTGTTTTACCACTAACTTacattttttctgtattctttgtcATCCAAATAGCTtagttgtcattttttaaaactaaaaaaatatgtTTGTATGTAGCAAAGATGTAAGTtacccttaattttttttaagtagataatgTCAGGTGTGTTTTCttagaatcttaaaaaagtaCATTTATATAATAGGTATCAAAGAGGTTTATTTAATCTAAGCTGAGGACTGAAATTCCCAGTTTAACATGTCTGATTTTTACCATCATAGAAATAGTCTTATCTTCCTgttcttactttccttttctgccAGAAGTCCTGCTGCATTGCCACCGAGGTACTTTTCTCTGTTGGTGTGCAGTGTTTATAGTGTCCTAGAGAAAGAGAAGAGTAGTTAGCCGACAGATTCCACGTCACTTCTTTGCACTATCTTCCTGCATGTTCCTTTTATCATGCTGATCCAAGAACTATATCATCCATAAATTAACACAATtgaacattatttacaattgccttAAAAATCTTGAATTCTTcatactttgttttaaattttcagaatgtttctttttaaattataagaatTTTATAGAGGTCCAGCCAGTTATGGTGATTTCCCAGACATTATAATGTTTGTAAACAACATGTATGATGAAAAGATTAAGTGCTTTGGAATTGAGCAATCCTGGTTACATATCTCTTTTACTAGTTATTAGCTTAGAAACCACAGGGTTATTAACCTCTGTCTACTTCCCATTTGTAAAGTAAGTAGATACACTTGCCTAATTGGGTTGTTAATGCGATTTAAAGAGGAAACTGTATATAGAGGTCCCAGTTCAATGTAGCATCTAGTACATACCCAGTATGTGTTAATGTCACCTCTTACTCTCCCCAAAGATCCGAATAAGTGGTATTTAttcataaattttgaaaaatgagaattaACAGTAATAAATTCAAGGCTTCTTTTGGTTTTTGTTGATGGTAACCAGTTTTCTATTCTTATATATAGCATATCCTGCTCCTTTAACAAGTATCAGAGGCCGAAAACCTCTTTTTGGAGACATAGGACACACTATTATGAACTTACTTGTTGTGAGTAATTGAACTATTTTATTAAGTATTCTTATATtgttacttaaattaatttagcaaatttatatatttatttttttctattttaatttggcATATTTGGTATAATGAAAGTTCATTTATAATAAATCCTAATTTATTTAACATAATGAGCTTTCTTGATGAAGTGCTTTTAGAACACATTTCTTCATGTATACCTGATTTAGATTGCctgtgattcattcattcagctgcAGTGCTTACATATTTAGGTAATGTGAGGTTTACACAGTTGTTGAAGTTTTAGTAAAAGTATAGTCAATCAGTTtggtgattttgagcaaactggCCTAAGTCATCTCTTTTTTACTAGAAACTATTGGATTAGATGATTTCTGGTTCCCTTGTACCTCTAATTTCTCTAATTTTGTGTTTACCTTTTATTATAGAAAAGTATTTCAGTGGActtgcttttatttataaatgttcaGTTAGAAGACCTATTTTGGAAGATCTGTAACTGGAAAGAggagtgcaagtgttagtcactcagtcatgtctgactctgtgaccccatggactgtagcctgccgggctcctctttccatggaattctccaggcaagaatactgggtatccagttccttctccatgggatcttcccaacccagggattgaacccaggtctcccacattgaaggaagattctttaccatctgagccaccaaggaagccccaaagaaaAGATTAGAACACCCTCAAATACTACAGAGTTCTTCCtgagaatattttttatattattataaagtaGTTGGAAGGATTAGTTTGTTTGTGAAGTTGGCATTGCTTTCTGGATGGCATTTTGATAGTTATGTATAACAAGTTTAAAAATGACAGatactctttaaaaaaaggaTTTAATGAATGGGTAAATGTTCATGGATAGTAGTTTTGAGTTTTATGAAATATCATTGTTTTACGTAGGACCTTCGAAATTACCAGTATACCTTGCATAATATAGATCAGCTGTTGATTCATATGGAAATGGGGAAGAGCTGCATAAAAATACCTCGGAAAAAATACAGTGATGTAAGTGTAATTAATTTATTCaagttttgaaaatattgaacATTAGATTTCTTTAGAAGTGTGTTAAATTTCTTGTTCTGAATTGGACTAATATATAATGGCAGGAAAAAGTTATTGTTGAAATTTAAGATTTGTTGCCTAGTAGAGGATATGTTTaatcctattttttctttttcttactatttttatctgttttttaattgagGCAATTTTATCTTAAAGCATTTGTTTCTGACTCATTCTCAGGGAGTTGTCCAGACTAAAAGCTTGATAAAGGTGGTCAGAAATATGACTCTTTGAATTATTGTAACTAATAAAGGCATAAAATGTTAAAACTGTTTCTAAATGAGTATTTTTTCCCTAGGTAATGAAAGTAATAAATTCTTCTAATGAGCATGTCATTAGCATTGGAGCCAGTTTCAGTACAGAAGCAGATTCTCATCTAGTCTGTATACAGAATGATGGAGTTTATCAGACACAGGCCAACAGTGCTACTGGCCATCCTAGAAAAGGTGAGTATTGGTTCCTAGTGTTGATCCATAAAACCATCTCAAAAAATAGAATTCCTTTcaaagagggaatatatatatagatgtttTACTTATTTGCTGAATTGATGATGATGAAACAGTATGCTTTAAATATTTagctatagaaacagaaaaaaattgcttctaatttgtgtgtgtgtgcatgtgtgtgttttatctTGGGCAACATTAGGTTTAAAGACTTGGAGTACAGTATTTATTTTGATATCTTCAGGTTTAGTGTGTCTCATATAGTGGGTTCTCTGGAGTGTTTTTGCCAGAGTGTTTTGCAAGCTCTGCTGCAATGCCTATTAGCAGGAAGCACAGGGTAGATAAGTGTAAGAATGATTTATAAAACTACCCTTTTCCACTCCCTACAGGCAACAAAACCAACATTATCAATTTTTGGTATATCCTTT
It includes:
- the ZFYVE16 gene encoding zinc finger FYVE domain-containing protein 16 isoform X4, coding for MMSPTGSNLKSNHSDECATVQPLQETQTSSIPSPTTLPISALKQPSVEGLCSKEQKRVWFADGILPNGEVADTTKLSSGSKRCSEDFSPLLPDMPLMVNTVDHAHSTPVEKPNSETEDTRNEIIQSPTSQVPPVEKLPTNTGTEGLPTSASFTLDDDVFAETEEPSGPTDVLVNSSLPVASTSDYRLLCSIDNVCNKMSLLPDDEDSLPPLLVTSGEKGSVPVVEKHPSHEQIILLLEGEGSCPVTFVLNANLLVNVKLAFYSSDKYWYFSTNGLHGLGQAEIIILLLCLPNEDTIPKDIFRLFITIYKDALKGKYIENLDSITFTESFLSSKDHGGFLFITPTFQKLDDLLLPSNPFLCGILIQKLEIPWAKVFPMRLMLRLGAEYKAYPAPLTSIRGRKPLFGDIGHTIMNLLVDLRNYQYTLHNIDQLLIHMEMGKSCIKIPRKKYSDVMKVINSSNEHVISIGASFSTEADSHLVCIQNDGVYQTQANSATGHPRKVTGASFVVFNGALKASSGFLAKSSIVEDGLMVQITPETMDGLRLALREQKDFKITCGKVDAVDMREYVDICWVDSEEKGNKGVISSVDGMSLQGFPSEKIKLEADFETDEKIVKCTEVFCFLKDQDLSISATRYQFAKEIAMACSAALCPHLKILKSSGMNKIGLRVSIDTDMVEFQAGSEGRLLPQHYLNDLDSALIPVIHGGTSNSTSLPLEIELVFFIIENLFE